CAGGCTGCGGTCGTCGTCGCCACCGGTGCCGATGGCGGCGTGCTCCTCCTCGTGCCCGTGCCCGTGACCGTCGTCCAGCGGGATCTTCTCCCCGCCGTACGCCTTCGACATGCGCGCGCGCAGCTTGCCGAGCGGACCGCGCATACCCTTCGGCGGGATGCCCGCGGCGTCCTCGGCCACCGGCAGCATCGCCACCGGCTCCTTGCCGCGCACGTGGGCCTCGATGTCGTCCGCCTGCGCCGTGTGGACCTCGATGAACTCACCGTGCGGAAGCCGCTTGATGACGCCGGACTCCACGCCGTGCGAGACGACCGCGGCGTCGGAGCGCTGCAGGCCGAGGCACATGCGGTAGGTGATCAGGTACGCCAGCGCCGGCGCCACGAAGATCAGCACCCGGCCGGCGTACGTCGTCCAGTTGAGGCTGACGTGGAAGTTCGCCGCGATCTCGTCGTTGGCGCCGAGCAGCCAGAGCACGCCGTAGAACGTGATGGCCGCCATGCCGATCGAGGTGCGGTGCGGGTTGTTGCGCGGCCGGTCGGCGATGTGGTGCTCGCGGTGGTCGCCCGTCACCCAGCGTTCGAGGAACGGATAGAGCGCGAGCCCGGTCATGATGATGCCCATCGGCACCAGAGCCGGGATGATCACGCTCAACGGCAGCGTGCCCGCGTTGGAGGTGCCGAAGAGGTTGATCTCCCACGGCACCATGATGCGCAGCGCGCCCTCGAGGAAGCCCATGTAGAAGTCGGGCTGCGAACCGGCCGAGATGTCGGCGGGCGTGTAGGGGCCGAACAGCCAGATCGGGTTGATCTGGGTGAACGTCGCCAGCCCCGCCACCGTGGCGAGCGTGAACAGGAAGTACGCCCCCGCCTTGGCCATGAAGGCCGGGTAGAACGGCGCGCCCACCACGTTCTGGTTGCTCCGCCCCTTGCCCGGCATCTGGGTGTGCTTCTGCACCCACATGAGCACCATGTGCGCCGAGATCAGCGCCAGCAGGATGCCCGGGATGAGCAGGATGTGCAGCGAGTAGAACCGGGAGATGACCGCCTCACCCGGATACTCCCCGCCGAACAGGAAGAACGTGATGTACGTACCGACCAGCGGCAGCGAGATCGCCACACCCTC
This genomic interval from Nonomuraea helvata contains the following:
- a CDS encoding ubiquinol-cytochrome c reductase cytochrome b subunit, with amino-acid sequence MSELNAVPKGIAGPSTFLDDRLGGANFLKRNLRKIFPDHWSFLLGEIALYSFVILLLTGTFLTFWFKPSMMEVAYDGSYAPLKGVMMSEAYASSLELSFDVRGGLLIRQMHHWAALMFVAGMMVHMLRVFFTGAYRKPRELNWIIGVLLLTLALAEGLTGYSLPDDLLSGAGLRITEGVAISLPLVGTYITFFLFGGEYPGEAVISRFYSLHILLIPGILLALISAHMVLMWVQKHTQMPGKGRSNQNVVGAPFYPAFMAKAGAYFLFTLATVAGLATFTQINPIWLFGPYTPADISAGSQPDFYMGFLEGALRIMVPWEINLFGTSNAGTLPLSVIIPALVPMGIIMTGLALYPFLERWVTGDHREHHIADRPRNNPHRTSIGMAAITFYGVLWLLGANDEIAANFHVSLNWTTYAGRVLIFVAPALAYLITYRMCLGLQRSDAAVVSHGVESGVIKRLPHGEFIEVHTAQADDIEAHVRGKEPVAMLPVAEDAAGIPPKGMRGPLGKLRARMSKAYGGEKIPLDDGHGHGHEEEHAAIGTGGDDDRSLTH